A single window of Nicotiana tomentosiformis chromosome 1, ASM39032v3, whole genome shotgun sequence DNA harbors:
- the LOC138910049 gene encoding uncharacterized protein, whose translation MPVCYACGMRGHIQRECRASHQHIGRGTTQSSSATATTSSAPPPARGSPAPTGRDAARGGAQSLGGPNRFYAMSGRQSAEASPDVVTGILTIQSHDVYALIYPRSSLSYVTPYVATSFGIESKQLHEPFSVSTTIGKSIMAARFYRDCVVTVHGRDTMANLIELGMIDVDVIMGIDWLYSCFSKLDCRARNMRLEFPNEPAVEWEGNNVMPKDELPGILPDREIYFGIDVMPGTQPISIPPYRMASVELKELKEQLGDLLEKDALSRKSISSLAHLEACQRPLAREVHQLASLGVCLADSNEEGMIVRSRVESSLVMEVKEKQYNDPVLV comes from the exons atgccagtatgttacgCATGCGGGATGagaggtcatattcagagggagtgtcgtgcatcccATCAGCATATAGGCAGGGGCACAACTCAATCATCCAGTGCTACAGCtactacatcttcagcaccccctccagctagAGGCTCTCCAGCACCCACAGGGCGTgatgcagctaggggtggtgcacagagtttgggaggacccaaccgattctatgctatgagtggtcgacagagtgcggaggcttccccagatgtcgtcacaggtatattgacgattcaatctcatgatgtgtatgcccttatcTATCCtagatcttctttgtcctatgttactccttatgttgctacgagcttcgggatagaatcgaaacagcttcatgagccgttctctgtatctactacGATTGGcaagtctattatggccgcacggttttatagggattgtgttgtcacggtgcatggtcgggataccatggccaatcttattgaactagggatgattgatgttgatgtaataatgggaatagattggctttattcatgtttttccaaactcGATTGCCGAGCTAGAAACATGcggcttgagtttcctaacgagccagctgttgagtgggaggggaataatgttatgccaaaag atgagctccctggaattctTCCAGACAGAGAGATTTATTTTGGGATAGATGTGATGccgggcacgcagcctatatccattccaccttatagaatggcgtcagtagaattaaaagagctaaaggaacaactaggggatttgctagagaaag atgctcttagtcggaagtCTATaagtagtttggctcacttggaggcatgtcaaaggcccttggcccgggaggttcaccagttggccagtttgggagtttgtcttgcggactctaatgaagagGGAATGATTGTGCGGAgtagggttgaatcatcgcttgtgatggaggtcaaggagaagcaatacaatgatccagtgttggtgtag
- the LOC138910055 gene encoding uncharacterized protein, giving the protein MTERIGQVAYKLDLPPEMSLVPPVFHMSMLKKVVGDPSAIVPVETIKISEELSYEEIPVAILDRHVQKLRNKEVASVKVLWRNQQVKETTWEAENEMKKKYPHLFE; this is encoded by the coding sequence ATGACTGaaaggattggtcaggtggcgtacaagcttgatctaccacctgagatgtcattagtgcccccggtattccatatgtccatgttgaaaaaggtagttggagatccgtccgctattgtgCCAGTTGAGACCATCAAGATTAGTGAAGAACTGTCatacgaagagattccggttgctattcttgatagacatgtccaaaagttgaggaacaaagaagttgcatccgtaaaggtattatggcgaaaccagcaagtcAAAGAaactacttgggaagccgagaatgaaatgaaaaagaagtaccctcatttatttgagTAG